In Deltaproteobacteria bacterium, the genomic stretch GGCCGCCGGGTCCATCGAGCCGTGCATCGGCGCGTCGGGCGCGGTGGCGGGGCTGATGGGCGCGTTCCTCGTTCGCTTCTTCCGCGCGAAGATCCGCTTCTGGTACTTCGTCCTCATCATTTTCCGACCGATTTGGGGCACCGTCTCGCTGCCGGCGTTCGTGGTCCTGCCGATCTGGTTCGCGACGCAGCTCGCGCAGGGCGCGGGGTTCGCGCTGGAGGCCGACAACATCGCCTACATGGCGCACGTCGGCGGGTTCGTGCTGGGCGTCGCCGTGGCGGGCGCGATGCGGCTGGTCGGCGTCGGCCGCGAGAGCGCGGGCGAAGAGGCCGATGCCGAGATCCGCGACATCCGCGAGAGCTCGATGAACACGAGCACGGAACATCTCGCGGCGCACCGCGCGCTCACCGAGGGGCGGTTCGAGGACGCCGTCGCGCTGCTCACGCTGCTGCTCGAGCAGCGGCCCGAAAGTGTGACGACGCGCCTGTCGCTCGTTCGCGCGCTGCTGGCCGCGGGGCGCGAACGCGAGGCGGGCGAGCACGCCCTCGCCCTGGCGACGCGACTCGGCGAAACCGGCAACCTGCCGCTGCTGCGCGAACTCGCCGATTCGCTCGCCCACGCGACGCACCTGGGCGAAACGGCGGCCCGCGTGGTGTATCAGGCGGCAAGGACGTTCGACGAACAAAAGGATTTCGTGGAGGCGCTGCGCCGCTACGACGACTTCGCCGCGCGCTTCGCCGATTCGCCGCTCGCGCCCAAGGCGCTCTATCGCACGATCACGCTGTCGCGGGAAAAGTTACAGGACCCGACCGGCGCGCGCGAACGCATCGTGCGGCTTCGCGAACGCTACGGCGATCATCCGCTGGCGAGGGAGTTCGCGGCGAGTCCGTGACGGCTCGACTCCCTCACTCCTCGATGGTGGTCGCCATCCTCACGTCCGTCTCGCCATTCGCACGCA encodes the following:
- a CDS encoding rhomboid family intramembrane serine protease yields the protein MFLIVPVGHDEARVRRLPVATIAIVVVNVLVFALTIGAINAQEEKIAATREALDALKMRAFLELEGGGARGMGAMANVIVDAKARNLHDLGEKVRARVDDFWTAFTAGEKVSEHHPLFVEYRELSETLARTMRDSVVTRWGLVPADFSVVNALTSTFLHGGYLHLIGNMLLLVLAGAVLEDVLGVALYLGLYLAAGFAGAGAHALAAAGSIEPCIGASGAVAGLMGAFLVRFFRAKIRFWYFVLIIFRPIWGTVSLPAFVVLPIWFATQLAQGAGFALEADNIAYMAHVGGFVLGVAVAGAMRLVGVGRESAGEEADAEIRDIRESSMNTSTEHLAAHRALTEGRFEDAVALLTLLLEQRPESVTTRLSLVRALLAAGREREAGEHALALATRLGETGNLPLLRELADSLAHATHLGETAARVVYQAARTFDEQKDFVEALRRYDDFAARFADSPLAPKALYRTITLSREKLQDPTGARERIVRLRERYGDHPLAREFAASP